From the Euphorbia lathyris chromosome 6, ddEupLath1.1, whole genome shotgun sequence genome, one window contains:
- the LOC136234243 gene encoding uncharacterized protein isoform X1 has translation MKLNKGKVMLKRKRDGCLPLPEHNQNSEVVSKNDNADMDDDKKIRGETHIASNETPSQATKVSSRAIFILENASLKKGFVRKKSKLLNSEEDADFLLKQGKKLNDYRPDIVYEALKGILDSPLNKLGMVGAIYVRTDSGVLFEIKPHVRIPRTFKRFCGIILELLEKSCIRDKDTGDVLLRVLKEPVTRHLPEKARVIGLSYNSPKLVDLDSYVSVAADDASLVFVVGAMVHGEVGKDNCEDYISVSNYPLSAKCCIGLICESLEQKWKLF, from the exons ATGAAATTAAACAAAGGAAAAGTAATGTTGAAGCGAAAGAGAGATGGCTGCTTACCTCTGCCAGAGCATAATCAGAATTCAGAGGTAGTAAGTAAGAATGAtaatgctgatatggatgatgataagaaaataagagGAGAAACTCATATAGCATCTAATGAAACGCCTTCCCAGGCAACTAAAGTGAGTTCTCGTGCCATTTTTATTCTTGAAAATGCATCTTTGAAAAAGGGTTTTGTTCGAAAGAAGTCAAAGCTTTTGAATTCTGAGGAGGATGCTGATTTTCTGCTGAAACAAGGGAAGAAACTTAACGATTATCGTCCTGACATTGTCTATGAGGCTCTCAAAGGAATTTTAGATAGCCCTCTAAACAAACTTGGTATGGTAGGTGCTATCTATGTCAGGACGGATTCAGGGGTTCTATTTGAAATTAAACCTCATGTCCGAATCCCGAGAACTTTCAAGCGTTTTTGTGGTATCATCT TGGAGCTATTGGAGAAGTCTTGTATTCGTGACAAAGATACAGGGGATGTACTTCTGCGTGTTCTTAAGGAACCTGTGACTCGTCATTTACCTGAAAAGGCTCGCGTGATAG GTTTATCATACAATTCACCCAAGTTGGTTGATTTAGACAGCTATGTTTCTGTTGCTGCTGATGATGCTAGCCTTGTTTTTGTG GTGGGTGCAATGGTCCATGGGGAAGTTGGGAAGGATAACTGTGAAGATTATATTTCAG TTTCAAACTACCCTCTAAGTGCCAAATGCTGCATAGGCCTAATCTGTGAGTCGTTAGAGCAGAAATGGAAGCTTTTCTAA
- the LOC136234243 gene encoding uncharacterized protein isoform X3, with amino-acid sequence MKLNKGKVMLKRKRDGCLPLPEHNQNSEVVSKNDNADMDDDKKIRGETHIASNETPSQATKVSSRAIFILENASLKKGFVRKKSKLLNSEEDADFLLKQGKKLNDYRPDIVYEALKGILDSPLNKLGMVGAIYVRTDSGVLFEIKPHVRIPRTFKRFCGIILELLEKSCIRDKDTGDVLLRVLKEPVTRHLPEKARVIGLSYNSPKLVDLDSYVSVAADDASLVFVVGAMVHGEVGKDNCEDYISALLRWWYRRFSSKSEDKV; translated from the exons ATGAAATTAAACAAAGGAAAAGTAATGTTGAAGCGAAAGAGAGATGGCTGCTTACCTCTGCCAGAGCATAATCAGAATTCAGAGGTAGTAAGTAAGAATGAtaatgctgatatggatgatgataagaaaataagagGAGAAACTCATATAGCATCTAATGAAACGCCTTCCCAGGCAACTAAAGTGAGTTCTCGTGCCATTTTTATTCTTGAAAATGCATCTTTGAAAAAGGGTTTTGTTCGAAAGAAGTCAAAGCTTTTGAATTCTGAGGAGGATGCTGATTTTCTGCTGAAACAAGGGAAGAAACTTAACGATTATCGTCCTGACATTGTCTATGAGGCTCTCAAAGGAATTTTAGATAGCCCTCTAAACAAACTTGGTATGGTAGGTGCTATCTATGTCAGGACGGATTCAGGGGTTCTATTTGAAATTAAACCTCATGTCCGAATCCCGAGAACTTTCAAGCGTTTTTGTGGTATCATCT TGGAGCTATTGGAGAAGTCTTGTATTCGTGACAAAGATACAGGGGATGTACTTCTGCGTGTTCTTAAGGAACCTGTGACTCGTCATTTACCTGAAAAGGCTCGCGTGATAG GTTTATCATACAATTCACCCAAGTTGGTTGATTTAGACAGCTATGTTTCTGTTGCTGCTGATGATGCTAGCCTTGTTTTTGTG GTGGGTGCAATGGTCCATGGGGAAGTTGGGAAGGATAACTGTGAAGATTATATTTCAG CGTTGCTTCGGTGGTGGTATCGAAGATTTTCAAGCAAATCAGAAGACAAAGTTTGA
- the LOC136234243 gene encoding ribosomal RNA small subunit methyltransferase NEP1-like isoform X4 produces MKLNKGKVMLKRKRDGCLPLPEHNQNSEVVSKNDNADMDDDKKIRGETHIASNETPSQATKVSSRAIFILENASLKKGFVRKKSKLLNSEEDADFLLKQGKKLNDYRPDIVYEALKGILDSPLNKLGMVGAIYVRTDSGVLFEIKPHVRIPRTFKRFCGIILELLEKSCIRDKDTGDVLLRVLKEPVTRHLPEKARVIGLSYNSPKLVDLDSYVSVAADDASLVFVVGAMVHGEVGKDNCEDYISETE; encoded by the exons ATGAAATTAAACAAAGGAAAAGTAATGTTGAAGCGAAAGAGAGATGGCTGCTTACCTCTGCCAGAGCATAATCAGAATTCAGAGGTAGTAAGTAAGAATGAtaatgctgatatggatgatgataagaaaataagagGAGAAACTCATATAGCATCTAATGAAACGCCTTCCCAGGCAACTAAAGTGAGTTCTCGTGCCATTTTTATTCTTGAAAATGCATCTTTGAAAAAGGGTTTTGTTCGAAAGAAGTCAAAGCTTTTGAATTCTGAGGAGGATGCTGATTTTCTGCTGAAACAAGGGAAGAAACTTAACGATTATCGTCCTGACATTGTCTATGAGGCTCTCAAAGGAATTTTAGATAGCCCTCTAAACAAACTTGGTATGGTAGGTGCTATCTATGTCAGGACGGATTCAGGGGTTCTATTTGAAATTAAACCTCATGTCCGAATCCCGAGAACTTTCAAGCGTTTTTGTGGTATCATCT TGGAGCTATTGGAGAAGTCTTGTATTCGTGACAAAGATACAGGGGATGTACTTCTGCGTGTTCTTAAGGAACCTGTGACTCGTCATTTACCTGAAAAGGCTCGCGTGATAG GTTTATCATACAATTCACCCAAGTTGGTTGATTTAGACAGCTATGTTTCTGTTGCTGCTGATGATGCTAGCCTTGTTTTTGTG GTGGGTGCAATGGTCCATGGGGAAGTTGGGAAGGATAACTGTGAAGATTATATTTCAG AAACTGAATAA
- the LOC136234243 gene encoding uncharacterized protein isoform X2 produces MKLNKGKVMLKRKRDGCLPLPEHNQNSEVVSKNDNADMDDDKKIRGETHIASNETPSQATKVSSRAIFILENASLKKGFVRKKSKLLNSEEDADFLLKQGKKLNDYRPDIVYEALKGILDSPLNKLGMVGAIYVRTDSGVLFEIKPHVRIPRTFKRFCGIILELLEKSCIRDKDTGDVLLRVLKEPVTRHLPEKARVIGLSYNSPKLVDLDSYVSVAADDASLVFVVGAMVHGEVGKDNCEDYISGELSMRQKWRNWKWRVQRENI; encoded by the exons ATGAAATTAAACAAAGGAAAAGTAATGTTGAAGCGAAAGAGAGATGGCTGCTTACCTCTGCCAGAGCATAATCAGAATTCAGAGGTAGTAAGTAAGAATGAtaatgctgatatggatgatgataagaaaataagagGAGAAACTCATATAGCATCTAATGAAACGCCTTCCCAGGCAACTAAAGTGAGTTCTCGTGCCATTTTTATTCTTGAAAATGCATCTTTGAAAAAGGGTTTTGTTCGAAAGAAGTCAAAGCTTTTGAATTCTGAGGAGGATGCTGATTTTCTGCTGAAACAAGGGAAGAAACTTAACGATTATCGTCCTGACATTGTCTATGAGGCTCTCAAAGGAATTTTAGATAGCCCTCTAAACAAACTTGGTATGGTAGGTGCTATCTATGTCAGGACGGATTCAGGGGTTCTATTTGAAATTAAACCTCATGTCCGAATCCCGAGAACTTTCAAGCGTTTTTGTGGTATCATCT TGGAGCTATTGGAGAAGTCTTGTATTCGTGACAAAGATACAGGGGATGTACTTCTGCGTGTTCTTAAGGAACCTGTGACTCGTCATTTACCTGAAAAGGCTCGCGTGATAG GTTTATCATACAATTCACCCAAGTTGGTTGATTTAGACAGCTATGTTTCTGTTGCTGCTGATGATGCTAGCCTTGTTTTTGTG GTGGGTGCAATGGTCCATGGGGAAGTTGGGAAGGATAACTGTGAAGATTATATTTCAG GAGAACTATCGATGCGACAAAAATGGAGGAATTGGAAATGGCGGGTTCAACGAGAAAACATTTAA